From a single Nostoc sp. MS1 genomic region:
- the egtC gene encoding ergothioneine biosynthesis protein EgtC: MCRLLAYLGSPVSLEHLLYKPEHSLIVQSYQPREMTSGVVNADGFGVGWYHPQKDTDPFTYKNTLPIWNDINLPSLSRYVESKCVLAYVRSATPGQALDFANCQPFNYENLLFIHNGRIENFRKSLHRKIRSILTPDFYERINGSTDSEHIFALLLSQIENNKHRPLESVLRNTLLLLADMAKRHQVDASANVIFSNGKRLIASRFASSSKSPSLYWLKDDLMFPNSVIIASEPLFAGNWTTCPENSIISVGEDCDIKVANI; this comes from the coding sequence ATGTGCCGTCTACTTGCTTACCTGGGTTCGCCTGTTTCCTTAGAACATCTGTTGTATAAACCGGAACATTCATTGATAGTTCAAAGCTATCAACCCCGTGAGATGACTTCTGGTGTAGTAAATGCAGATGGCTTTGGTGTTGGTTGGTATCATCCACAAAAGGATACTGACCCTTTTACTTACAAAAATACTCTCCCCATTTGGAATGATATCAATTTACCAAGTCTCAGCCGTTATGTAGAATCTAAGTGTGTGCTGGCTTATGTTCGCAGTGCGACACCAGGACAAGCTCTAGATTTTGCCAACTGTCAGCCATTTAATTATGAAAATTTGTTATTTATTCATAATGGACGCATTGAAAATTTTCGCAAAAGCTTACATCGAAAAATCCGTAGTATTTTAACTCCTGATTTTTACGAACGTATCAATGGTAGTACAGATTCAGAACATATATTTGCATTGTTACTTTCACAAATTGAAAATAATAAACATCGTCCTTTAGAGTCAGTTTTACGTAATACTTTACTTTTGCTTGCAGATATGGCAAAACGTCATCAAGTAGATGCGTCTGCAAATGTAATTTTTAGTAATGGTAAACGTCTAATAGCTTCCCGTTTTGCTTCCTCTTCAAAATCACCGTCGCTTTACTGGTTAAAAGATGATTTAATGTTTCCCAATTCTGTCATTATTGCATCTGAACCCTTATTTGCAGGTAATTGGACTACCTGTCCAGAAAACAGCATTATCAGTGTAGGAGAAGACTGTGATATCAAAGTTGCCAACATCTAG
- the egtB gene encoding ergothioneine biosynthesis protein EgtB, translating into MISKLPTSSLKDYIAFALEECRSKTLNLFVDMDAATFSSQAHHDFSPVGWHLGHIAYIESFWILEHSAGLPCLFPQYRKLFAADGLPKSQRVQLPQIAEIIYYLKTVRTKVLEYLEVADIQQQERLWRFLVQHESQHCEIIRMVLELVNSQLQIVNSQLLTVEEMVQIPAGEFELGNDSMDALDNERPAHRICLDSYWIDRYPVTCGEYQVFMEAGGYQNIEWWSVEGWEWLQTEQVTQPLYWNSDRLRRGEHRRTPNNHPVYGVSWYEAEAYSRFVGKRLPTEAEWEKAASWDAKANRHRTYPWGEDTPTLQHCNYDGLKTTPVNAYPQGQSAYGLYDTLGNVWEWTASWFDGYQGFASYPYKGYSQVYFDQKHRVLKGGSWASRPWVLRSSFRNWYYPQVRQIFAGFRCVKD; encoded by the coding sequence GTGATATCAAAGTTGCCAACATCTAGCCTGAAAGATTATATTGCTTTTGCTTTGGAGGAATGCCGCAGTAAAACTCTAAATTTATTTGTAGATATGGATGCAGCTACATTTTCTAGCCAAGCGCATCATGATTTTAGTCCTGTAGGCTGGCATTTGGGACACATCGCCTATATAGAATCTTTTTGGATATTAGAACATAGTGCAGGTTTACCATGTTTATTTCCCCAATATCGCAAATTATTTGCTGCTGATGGTTTACCTAAATCCCAACGAGTTCAATTACCACAAATAGCAGAAATTATTTATTATTTAAAAACAGTAAGAACCAAGGTTCTGGAATATTTAGAAGTAGCTGATATTCAACAACAAGAAAGACTGTGGCGATTTTTGGTTCAGCACGAAAGCCAGCACTGTGAAATCATTCGTATGGTGTTGGAGTTAGTCAATAGTCAACTGCAAATAGTCAATAGTCAACTGTTAACTGTTGAAGAGATGGTGCAAATTCCCGCAGGTGAGTTTGAGTTGGGTAATGATTCTATGGATGCTTTAGATAACGAGCGTCCTGCACATAGAATTTGTTTAGATAGTTATTGGATTGATCGTTATCCTGTAACTTGTGGCGAATATCAGGTATTTATGGAGGCTGGAGGGTATCAAAATATTGAATGGTGGTCTGTGGAAGGTTGGGAATGGTTACAAACTGAACAGGTAACACAACCACTTTACTGGAATAGCGATCGCCTCCGGCGGGGCGAGCATCGTCGCACACCAAATAATCATCCCGTTTATGGTGTCAGTTGGTACGAAGCTGAGGCTTATTCTCGATTTGTTGGTAAACGCCTACCTACAGAAGCTGAATGGGAAAAAGCTGCTAGTTGGGACGCTAAAGCTAACCGTCACCGCACCTATCCTTGGGGAGAAGACACACCAACGCTTCAACATTGTAATTACGATGGGTTGAAAACCACCCCAGTCAATGCTTACCCACAAGGGCAAAGTGCTTATGGTTTATACGACACCTTGGGTAACGTCTGGGAATGGACAGCCTCCTGGTTTGATGGCTACCAAGGTTTTGCCAGTTACCCATACAAGGGCTACTCACAAGTTTATTTTGACCAAAAACATCGCGTGTTAAAAGGCGGTAGTTGGGCTTCTCGTCCTTGGGTATTACGTTCTAGTTTCCGCAACTGGTATTATCCCCAAGTGCGTCAGATTTTTGCTGGGTTTCGTTGTGTTAAGGATTAG
- the dacB gene encoding D-alanyl-D-alanine carboxypeptidase/D-alanyl-D-alanine-endopeptidase encodes MSKKISLSLMALFISVQVSVNQQLVKAQTPTIPTSTTKSICPAQLGTSIDAIVNRPLFNRVRWGILVAPLSSGQTLYSRDAQKFFIPASNAKLLTTAVALQQLGADFRIRTSIYQNEDGNLTVVGRGDPSLNDTQLQALAQQLKQKGITQIKQLILDDSYIQGDAVNSTWQWEDIQADYGAPVSSFILNQNIFGLEFVPQTVGKTPKLLWKDSSESQQWLIVNQSVTVAAKQPSYINVTRDLTGKILRIQGQVAADSEPYLVDLPVVDPNYYFLRRFRTILATEKINLGNTLVANSAANQQELAAVESPLLSELVIETNQNSNNLYAEALLRTLAFKQPGVQNKSSADIGLEVVKTTLNKLGVDSTGYVLADGSGLSRRSLVTPEALVQTLQGMAKTPVADIYRASLPMAGKSGTLINRLRNTPAEGIVQAKTGTLSGAIALSGYVNSPQYPPLVFSIMVNQSDQPASVLRQAIDEIVVLLAQLRTC; translated from the coding sequence ATGTCCAAAAAAATATCTCTGAGCTTGATGGCGCTATTTATTAGTGTGCAAGTTAGTGTTAACCAGCAGCTAGTTAAAGCCCAAACTCCAACCATACCCACAAGTACTACAAAATCAATTTGTCCGGCGCAATTAGGAACTTCTATAGATGCAATAGTTAATCGTCCTTTATTTAATCGTGTACGCTGGGGTATTTTAGTAGCACCTTTATCATCAGGACAAACTTTGTACAGTCGGGATGCTCAGAAATTTTTCATTCCCGCTTCTAATGCTAAATTATTAACCACTGCTGTTGCATTACAACAACTAGGGGCAGATTTTCGGATTCGTACTTCAATTTATCAAAATGAGGATGGTAATTTAACTGTTGTTGGTAGGGGAGATCCCAGCCTGAATGATACTCAGTTGCAAGCGTTAGCACAACAATTAAAACAGAAGGGTATCACCCAAATTAAACAATTAATTCTTGATGATAGTTACATTCAAGGTGATGCTGTTAACTCGACTTGGCAATGGGAAGATATACAAGCAGATTATGGTGCGCCAGTTAGTAGTTTTATCCTGAATCAAAATATATTTGGCTTAGAATTTGTTCCTCAAACTGTCGGCAAAACTCCGAAATTGTTATGGAAGGATAGCAGTGAATCACAACAATGGTTGATTGTAAATCAATCCGTGACAGTAGCAGCCAAACAACCAAGTTATATTAATGTTACCCGCGATTTAACAGGAAAAATATTGCGTATTCAAGGACAAGTTGCAGCTGATTCTGAACCATATTTAGTAGACTTACCTGTAGTTGACCCCAATTATTATTTCTTGCGGCGTTTCCGTACTATTTTAGCAACAGAAAAAATTAATTTAGGGAATACATTAGTTGCTAATAGTGCTGCTAATCAACAGGAATTAGCTGCTGTAGAGTCGCCACTTTTATCTGAATTAGTGATAGAGACTAATCAAAATAGTAATAATCTGTATGCTGAGGCTTTGTTAAGAACATTGGCTTTTAAACAACCTGGAGTGCAGAATAAAAGTAGTGCTGATATTGGTTTAGAAGTTGTTAAAACGACTTTAAATAAATTAGGTGTTGATTCTACTGGTTACGTTTTAGCAGATGGTTCTGGTTTATCTCGGCGTAGTTTAGTCACACCAGAAGCGTTAGTACAGACTTTGCAAGGCATGGCTAAAACACCAGTAGCAGATATATATCGCGCTTCGTTACCTATGGCTGGGAAAAGTGGTACTCTCATCAACCGCTTGCGTAATACTCCGGCTGAGGGAATTGTACAAGCAAAAACCGGCACATTAAGCGGTGCGATCGCTCTCTCTGGCTATGTCAACTCGCCTCAATATCCACCGTTAGTTTTTAGCATTATGGTAAATCAATCTGACCAACCTGCAAGCGTTTTACGGCAAGCAATTGACGAGATTGTTGTCTTGTTGGCACAGTTAAGGACTTGTTAG
- a CDS encoding DICT sensory domain-containing protein — protein MNDSLHKDFSIYQLALGTEAHAQTVALDPATLLSLVRAQIDLLIEQQLSTTLWVKLPPGKIWTTELIRYYSFMGESSYIYNCHVEGKKTGLEEENFTSLSNLSKNYSDIELTPNNQIQREYFLIALSANFCSLIVAYRPRKTNKVSDFEKRNNSKNQPLFTITSIDNKVIQRVLDGINKTNFNNSQAIAPKDFICPTVCEPALVSQLLTKQLQRQTELNRRVGVERVAKLQQQNQELQTKERLKDEYLTNVCQELRTPLTQMKTALSLLNSPTLKPHQRQRYLQMLNTQCDRQGVLITGLMALIELEHNLEDAALELVKLSEIVPGVVSTYQPVAQEKGIMLGYTIPTDLPTVWCVNGGLRQIVINLLNNSLKFTPNGGQVWVRAKVQGEYVQLEIRDTGIGITESEIPKIFDCFYRVRSGIIHEDGAGLGLTIVQRLLWHSGGSINVKSKVDEGSIFIVQMKIGKQE, from the coding sequence ATGAATGACTCTCTGCATAAAGATTTTTCCATTTATCAGCTAGCTTTAGGAACAGAAGCACATGCTCAAACGGTAGCTCTTGATCCAGCTACATTGCTATCACTGGTGAGAGCGCAAATAGATTTACTAATTGAGCAGCAACTAAGTACAACTTTGTGGGTAAAACTCCCACCGGGAAAGATTTGGACTACAGAGCTAATTCGTTATTACTCATTTATGGGTGAATCGAGTTATATTTACAATTGTCACGTTGAGGGTAAAAAAACAGGGTTAGAAGAAGAAAATTTCACATCTTTATCTAATTTATCTAAAAATTATTCTGATATAGAATTAACACCAAATAATCAGATTCAACGGGAATATTTTTTAATAGCACTGTCGGCAAATTTTTGCAGTTTGATTGTAGCTTATAGACCGCGTAAAACCAATAAAGTTAGTGATTTCGAAAAAAGAAATAACAGTAAAAATCAACCATTGTTCACTATTACCTCGATTGATAACAAAGTTATTCAACGTGTATTAGATGGCATTAACAAAACGAATTTCAACAACTCACAAGCAATAGCGCCAAAGGACTTTATCTGTCCAACTGTTTGTGAACCAGCACTCGTTAGCCAGCTTCTCACTAAACAACTCCAGCGACAAACTGAACTTAATCGTCGAGTTGGTGTTGAGCGTGTAGCGAAATTACAGCAGCAAAATCAAGAACTGCAAACCAAAGAGCGCCTCAAAGATGAATATTTAACTAATGTGTGTCAAGAATTGCGTACACCCTTAACGCAGATGAAAACTGCACTTTCGCTGTTAAATTCGCCAACCCTCAAACCCCACCAACGACAGCGTTATTTACAAATGCTCAATACCCAGTGCGATCGCCAAGGTGTTTTGATTACAGGTTTAATGGCTTTAATAGAATTAGAGCATAATTTAGAAGATGCAGCGTTAGAGTTAGTCAAACTTTCCGAGATTGTACCGGGAGTAGTTAGCACTTATCAACCAGTCGCTCAAGAAAAAGGCATCATGCTAGGCTACACCATACCCACCGATTTACCAACTGTTTGGTGTGTTAATGGGGGATTACGGCAAATTGTGATTAATTTGTTAAATAATAGTCTCAAATTTACACCCAATGGTGGTCAAGTATGGGTTAGAGCTAAAGTACAAGGTGAATATGTCCAACTAGAAATTCGTGACACAGGTATCGGTATTACTGAAAGTGAAATCCCCAAAATATTTGACTGCTTTTATCGTGTGCGATCAGGAATAATTCACGAGGATGGCGCAGGTTTAGGACTCACAATTGTCCAAAGATTGTTATGGCATTCTGGGGGTTCTATTAATGTTAAAAGCAAGGTTGATGAAGGCTCTATTTTTATAGTACAGATGAAAATAGGAAAACAGGAGTAG
- a CDS encoding glutaredoxin family protein yields the protein MRLILYSKPGCHLCEGLQEKLEQIQNLSFELEIRDITTREDWFAAYEYEIPVLYLVKPGDDEAQALPRPSPRANVQQLAQMLSKYLANSEKNNAE from the coding sequence ATGCGATTAATTTTATACAGTAAACCCGGTTGTCACTTATGTGAGGGCTTGCAGGAAAAACTAGAACAGATCCAAAATTTGAGTTTTGAGTTAGAAATTCGTGACATTACAACTCGTGAAGATTGGTTCGCTGCATATGAGTATGAGATTCCTGTGCTTTATCTGGTAAAGCCTGGAGACGATGAAGCGCAAGCTTTACCCCGCCCTTCACCCCGTGCTAACGTCCAGCAATTAGCGCAAATGTTATCTAAGTATTTAGCCAATTCGGAAAAAAATAATGCAGAATAG
- a CDS encoding UDP-N-acetylmuramoyl-L-alanyl-D-glutamate--2,6-diaminopimelate ligase: MKLRELLATVNSVEVPSALADAEVKGIKTNSHACSAGDLFIGMPGTRVDGGEFWPSAIASGAIAAIVSPQAVEKNPPNDEAVVISANDMTKACAEIAAAFYAYPGQKLKLVGVTGTNGKTTTTHLIEFFLNKAQLSTALMGTLYTRWPGFEQTATHTTPFAVELQQQLSHAVNAGCEFGVMEVSSHALAQGRVLGCPFEVGVFSNLTQDHLDYHSDMEDYFAAKALLFSPDYLKGRAIINADDAYGQRLIKALSPEKVWSYSVNDSSADLWMSDLSYGSNGVSGILHTPEGQVSFSSPLVGQYNLENLLAAVGAVLHLGLDLQLIANSIPEFPGVPGRMERVQINSDQDISVIVDYAHTPDSLENLLKAARPFISGRMICVFGCGGDRDRTKRPKMGKIAAELADLAVVTSDNPRTEDPQRILADILDGIPDTVEPKVIGDRAIAIRTAILQAQPGDGVLLAGKGHEDYQILGTEKIHFDDREHARAALLERGK, from the coding sequence ATGAAATTGCGGGAATTACTAGCGACAGTAAACAGTGTTGAAGTACCATCAGCTTTGGCGGATGCTGAGGTTAAAGGCATCAAAACCAATTCTCATGCTTGCAGTGCAGGGGATTTGTTTATAGGTATGCCGGGAACGCGGGTAGATGGGGGAGAATTTTGGCCGAGTGCGATCGCTTCCGGTGCGATCGCGGCTATTGTCTCTCCGCAAGCAGTGGAAAAGAATCCTCCCAATGATGAGGCGGTTGTAATTAGCGCTAACGACATGACTAAAGCTTGTGCAGAAATCGCCGCAGCATTTTATGCTTATCCTGGGCAGAAGCTCAAGCTGGTGGGTGTCACTGGTACTAACGGTAAAACTACAACTACTCATCTGATTGAATTTTTCCTTAACAAAGCTCAATTATCTACGGCTTTGATGGGAACACTTTACACTCGTTGGCCTGGGTTTGAGCAAACAGCCACCCACACCACACCCTTCGCCGTAGAACTACAACAACAGCTATCACATGCTGTTAATGCTGGGTGCGAATTTGGCGTGATGGAAGTTAGTTCCCACGCATTAGCACAAGGTCGGGTGCTTGGTTGTCCCTTTGAGGTGGGGGTATTTAGCAACCTCACCCAAGACCACTTGGACTATCACAGCGACATGGAAGATTACTTTGCTGCAAAGGCGTTGTTATTTAGTCCTGATTACCTTAAAGGTAGGGCTATTATCAATGCTGATGATGCTTATGGTCAAAGATTAATCAAGGCACTGAGTCCTGAAAAGGTGTGGAGTTATAGCGTTAACGATAGCAGCGCTGACTTGTGGATGAGTGATTTGAGTTATGGGTCTAATGGTGTGAGTGGAATCCTGCACACACCAGAAGGGCAAGTATCTTTTAGTTCGCCCCTGGTTGGTCAATATAATTTAGAAAATCTGTTAGCGGCTGTCGGTGCAGTTCTACATTTAGGCTTAGATTTACAATTAATCGCCAATAGCATACCAGAGTTTCCTGGTGTTCCTGGACGGATGGAGCGGGTGCAGATTAATTCTGACCAAGATATTAGCGTGATTGTGGATTATGCCCATACTCCTGATAGCTTAGAAAACTTACTCAAAGCTGCTAGACCATTTATTTCAGGGAGAATGATTTGCGTCTTTGGCTGTGGTGGCGATCGCGATCGCACCAAGCGCCCAAAAATGGGTAAAATCGCAGCCGAGTTAGCAGATTTAGCCGTAGTAACTTCAGATAACCCCCGCACTGAAGACCCACAACGAATTTTAGCTGATATTCTTGATGGAATCCCTGATACAGTGGAACCAAAAGTAATAGGCGATCGCGCGATCGCAATTCGTACCGCCATTTTACAAGCCCAACCCGGTGACGGCGTACTCCTAGCTGGCAAAGGTCACGAAGACTACCAAATTCTCGGTACAGAAAAAATCCATTTTGATGATCGAGAACACGCACGCGCCGCTTTGTTGGAAAGAGGGAAATAA
- a CDS encoding MFS transporter, producing MSLIKPNRNPQNAETNQHDPFAALRFRDYRLFTLGRVLLSIGSQMQTVAIGWELYERTNSAMALGGVGLAQVIPIIALTLISGDIADRRSRKLTILLSVMLLTLCSLALAVLSYTKGAVFLIYGCLVLIGIGRAFMKPASDAIMWQLIPVNAFTNAATWNSSSFQLASVAGPALGGLGIAVFGSATGVYILAAIAALMCFIFMAVIKEKKVERATEPISLQALAAGAKFIWDNQLIFAAITLDMFAVLLGGAVALLPVFAKDILQVGPVELGYLRAAPSIGAFIMAVTLAYLPPLRKAGPALLWSVVGFGVVTIIFGLSRWFWLSLIMLTLSGALDSISVVIRHTLVQIRTPDTLRGRVAAVNSVFISASNELGGFESGLTAALFGPVLSVVGGGIGTILVVIATATIWPEIAKLGSLQENE from the coding sequence ATGTCTTTGATCAAACCGAACCGCAACCCCCAAAACGCTGAGACTAATCAACACGACCCCTTTGCAGCTTTGAGGTTTCGAGATTATCGCCTATTTACTTTAGGGCGTGTCCTACTGTCTATAGGCTCACAAATGCAGACAGTAGCCATTGGCTGGGAACTCTACGAACGCACGAACTCAGCAATGGCGCTGGGTGGTGTAGGGTTAGCCCAAGTTATTCCCATTATTGCCCTCACTTTAATTTCTGGGGATATAGCCGATCGCCGTTCACGCAAACTGACTATATTATTGTCAGTGATGTTATTAACTCTCTGCTCCTTGGCTTTGGCTGTGCTTTCCTATACTAAAGGAGCAGTATTTTTAATCTACGGCTGCTTGGTATTAATTGGCATTGGTAGAGCATTTATGAAACCTGCCAGTGATGCGATTATGTGGCAGTTAATACCAGTGAATGCCTTTACTAACGCCGCCACTTGGAATAGTAGTAGCTTTCAGTTAGCATCCGTGGCTGGCCCAGCTTTGGGTGGCTTGGGGATTGCCGTATTTGGTAGTGCCACAGGAGTATATATATTAGCTGCGATCGCTGCCTTGATGTGCTTTATCTTTATGGCAGTCATCAAAGAGAAAAAAGTTGAGCGTGCCACAGAACCCATTTCCTTACAAGCACTAGCAGCCGGAGCCAAATTCATCTGGGATAATCAGTTAATTTTCGCCGCAATTACCCTAGATATGTTTGCTGTTCTGTTGGGAGGTGCGGTTGCACTATTACCAGTCTTTGCCAAAGATATCTTGCAGGTGGGGCCAGTGGAATTAGGATACCTCAGAGCAGCGCCTTCCATCGGCGCTTTTATTATGGCAGTCACATTAGCTTATTTACCACCCTTACGCAAAGCAGGCCCGGCTTTGTTGTGGTCTGTGGTTGGCTTTGGTGTCGTAACAATTATCTTTGGACTTTCGCGGTGGTTTTGGCTATCGCTAATCATGCTGACCCTGAGTGGCGCACTAGACAGTATTAGCGTTGTCATTCGTCACACATTAGTACAAATTAGAACCCCTGATACTTTACGTGGTCGAGTGGCAGCCGTCAATAGTGTATTTATCAGTGCTTCTAATGAGTTAGGGGGGTTTGAGTCTGGTTTAACAGCCGCTTTATTCGGCCCTGTACTTTCTGTTGTCGGTGGCGGTATCGGCACGATCTTAGTTGTAATTGCCACCGCTACCATCTGGCCGGAAATTGCAAAGTTAGGTTCTCTGCAAGAAAATGAATAG
- a CDS encoding MarR family winged helix-turn-helix transcriptional regulator produces MKLDKPSQDGATSVECAAKVMETVPLVMRFIRAEMRAHKAAFLSIPQLRSLGFLNRNPGASLSDLADHLGVTSATASATIERLVQRDLVQRIHHPQERRRIVLTLTEEGKSVLQQSLDQTRAQIADLLEGLTAEEISHVEKGLALLKNVFDQTEPQPPKR; encoded by the coding sequence ATGAAGCTCGATAAACCCTCTCAAGATGGTGCAACTTCCGTAGAATGTGCCGCTAAAGTCATGGAAACTGTACCGTTAGTGATGCGGTTTATCCGAGCCGAGATGCGAGCGCACAAAGCCGCTTTTTTATCGATACCACAATTGCGATCGCTGGGATTTCTCAATCGTAACCCAGGAGCTTCATTATCTGACCTAGCCGACCATTTGGGTGTTACCTCCGCCACCGCCTCTGCCACCATCGAAAGGCTAGTACAACGGGATTTAGTCCAACGTATTCACCATCCCCAAGAGCGCAGACGGATTGTTTTGACGCTCACTGAGGAGGGGAAATCTGTCCTGCAACAATCCTTAGACCAAACACGCGCCCAAATCGCTGACTTATTAGAAGGTTTAACAGCCGAGGAAATATCCCACGTTGAAAAAGGATTGGCTTTACTCAAAAATGTCTTTGATCAAACCGAACCGCAACCCCCAAAACGCTGA
- a CDS encoding ABC transporter permease has product MTQPEPDVMLRGWVEQPQRRRNLTSAIKELITKSLIIAEMEVRKLRHDPTDLVVRSVQPSLWLLIFGQVFGRIREIPTGNLAYLEFMSAGILAQSVLNVAIFTGGMALIWERDLGIVHKFLASPTPRIAMVLGKSIACGVRCLSQAFVIYVLAFLLGVQLNFHPLAMLGVLLLVFMGAACFCTFSLIIGCLAKTRERMTGIGQLLTMPLFFASNAIYPVSIMPDWLKFISHINPLTYQVDALRGTMLLHGSSVYGFGLDCTILLVTLIVLTLICGKLYPRVAM; this is encoded by the coding sequence GTGACACAGCCAGAACCAGACGTGATGCTCAGAGGTTGGGTTGAGCAACCACAACGCCGTCGGAATTTGACCTCTGCAATTAAAGAGTTGATTACTAAATCTTTGATCATTGCTGAAATGGAAGTGCGTAAACTACGTCACGACCCCACAGATTTAGTAGTTAGGTCAGTACAGCCATCATTATGGTTGTTGATTTTTGGACAAGTTTTCGGACGTATTCGGGAAATTCCTACAGGAAACTTAGCCTATTTGGAATTTATGTCGGCGGGGATTTTGGCACAGAGTGTCTTAAATGTAGCCATTTTTACTGGAGGAATGGCGCTCATTTGGGAAAGAGATTTAGGAATTGTCCACAAATTTCTCGCTAGTCCTACACCGCGTATAGCAATGGTTTTAGGCAAGTCAATAGCTTGTGGAGTCAGGTGCTTATCACAGGCGTTTGTGATTTATGTACTGGCATTTCTATTAGGCGTGCAATTAAATTTTCACCCCTTGGCGATGTTGGGAGTGTTATTGCTGGTGTTTATGGGTGCTGCTTGCTTTTGTACTTTTTCCTTAATTATCGGCTGTCTAGCCAAAACTAGAGAGCGGATGACGGGAATCGGGCAATTGTTAACTATGCCATTATTTTTCGCCAGTAATGCCATTTATCCAGTTTCCATCATGCCTGACTGGTTAAAGTTTATTTCTCATATCAATCCCTTAACTTATCAAGTCGATGCTTTGCGTGGCACGATGTTACTGCATGGTTCAAGCGTGTATGGCTTTGGTCTGGATTGTACAATTCTCTTAGTAACATTAATTGTTTTAACGCTCATCTGTGGCAAACTTTATCCACGGGTAGCAATGTAA